In Corallococcus macrosporus, the following are encoded in one genomic region:
- a CDS encoding sulfatase-like hydrolase/transferase, whose translation MGYRTPNIDRLAKEGALFTDYYAQQSCTAGRAAFTKDPAFKARFGPRGVLRSKADGKGGQKVEDTGPLTKKRMETVDEEFLVATLDFIERAQQDQKPFFIWFNTTRMHIHTHLKPESKGRTGFGLYPDGMVEHDGHVGRLLDKLDQLGIADDTLVIYTTDNGAMTSMWPDGGMTPFRGEKDTNWEGAFRAPCLVRWPGTVKPGTQINELFSSEDWLPTLLSAAGEPDVVRKLLDGHDAGPKHFKVHLDGYDQTPLLSGQSQESRREEFYYFGDDGELVAVRYKRFKLVFEEQKAKGIEVWSQPFTTRRVPLIFDLRADPLERSEDSVGYFSWMIDRVFVLVPAQAVVGRFLASFKEFPSRQHPASFSIDQVMAKMESGTAAPVH comes from the coding sequence ATGGGCTACCGCACGCCGAACATCGACCGGCTGGCGAAGGAGGGAGCCCTCTTCACCGACTACTACGCCCAGCAGAGCTGCACCGCGGGCCGCGCCGCCTTCACCAAGGACCCCGCGTTCAAGGCGAGGTTCGGCCCGCGCGGCGTGCTCAGGAGCAAGGCGGACGGCAAGGGCGGACAGAAGGTGGAGGACACCGGTCCGCTGACGAAGAAGCGCATGGAGACGGTGGACGAGGAGTTCCTAGTCGCGACCCTGGACTTCATCGAACGCGCGCAGCAGGACCAGAAGCCCTTCTTCATCTGGTTCAACACGACCCGCATGCACATCCACACCCACCTCAAGCCGGAGTCGAAGGGCAGGACGGGCTTCGGGCTGTACCCGGACGGCATGGTGGAGCACGACGGGCACGTGGGGCGGCTGCTCGACAAGCTGGACCAGCTGGGCATCGCGGACGACACCCTCGTCATCTACACCACCGACAACGGCGCGATGACGAGCATGTGGCCGGACGGCGGCATGACGCCCTTCCGCGGGGAGAAGGACACCAACTGGGAGGGCGCCTTCCGCGCGCCGTGCCTCGTGCGCTGGCCCGGCACCGTGAAGCCCGGCACGCAGATCAACGAGCTGTTCTCCTCCGAGGACTGGCTTCCCACGCTGCTGTCCGCCGCGGGCGAGCCGGACGTGGTGCGGAAGCTGCTGGACGGCCATGACGCGGGCCCCAAGCACTTCAAGGTCCACCTGGACGGCTACGACCAGACGCCGCTGCTGTCCGGCCAGTCGCAGGAGTCCAGGCGGGAGGAGTTCTACTACTTCGGTGACGACGGCGAGCTGGTCGCCGTGCGCTACAAGCGCTTCAAGCTCGTCTTCGAGGAGCAGAAGGCGAAGGGCATCGAGGTGTGGTCGCAGCCCTTCACCACCCGCCGCGTCCCGCTCATCTTCGACCTGCGCGCGGATCCGCTGGAGCGCTCCGAGGACTCCGTCGGCTACTTCTCCTGGATGATCGACCGCGTCTTCGTGCTGGTGCCCGCCCAGGCGGTGGTGGGCCGGTTCCTGGCCTCCTTCAAGGAGTTCCCGTCACGCCAGCACCCGGCCAGCTTCTCCATCGACCAGGTGATGGCGAAGATGGAGAGCGGCACCGCCGCGCCAGTGCACTGA